In the genome of Rissa tridactyla isolate bRisTri1 chromosome Z, bRisTri1.patW.cur.20221130, whole genome shotgun sequence, the window TGTGAGTGAGGGGTGTTTGCTACCTGTGCAAAGCAATTTGCTTAGGGTGAGTTGGGAAGGAGACTGATTGCAAGCagctaaaaatgtttttatgtctCACAATACActttgaaagggaaaggaagttACCTTGGCTGCAAAGGGGTGTGCAAGGGATTATGTACTTCAGTAGTTAAGCTGATGCCCTGTGCAGATCCTGCTACTGCAATTTGTAACCTCATCTTCCCAGGCAGCTTCCTGCCTTTTGCTGCATGGATGGCACAGTCCTCCCCTGCTGGCTGTGCCCTGCTGCCTCTGATATACTGCTTCATGTCAGGGGACAGCCCCCGATTTGAGGAGCGTCTGCTCAGCTGTACACCATGCAGTCCAAGGGCAGCGTTTTCCATCTCAGAGGCTGACACCTGCTTCTGGTCATGCTGAGATGCCCCTGCCGTGACTGAGAAACTCTGTCACTGTTGTTGCATGCAGCTTTCACATCTGTATGACATCCTGCTGTGCCCCTTCTCTTTGGTCTGCTTAggctggaattttttttcagagagggTCCATCTTCtgcatgtctctcctgtgctcaGAGCAAAGGGGACTCCTGGAACTAGCATACAAGAACCAGCaataaaagaacaagaaaacttACAGGCAACAACAGAAAGTaggattattttgtattttgtgatTGCGATGGTGGCTGTTGTTATTATTAGGCAGCACTTGGAATACCATGCCCAGATTTGGGCAACTCGGCACAGGAAAGACAAAGGCATACTGGGATTAATCCGGTGCAGGGACACTAAGACTGCTAAGGGCTGGAGTGGATCATGTACAAGGACAGGCAGAGGAAACCAGGCTTGTTCAGccaggagaggagaaggctgagaaggACATCACATTGCTGTCATCCTCATTGCAGTCATCCTCTGCCTAACAGGGGTTACAGAGAAGGGAGAGACAGACTCTTTTTAGGGGTGCACAGGGAAAGGACAGGAGGCACCAGGTCCACATTTCAAATGTGACtggatagaaaggaaaaaaaattaacagtgagTATGGTGTGGAGACCAGAGAGGCAGGCTTTGATGTATTCCCAGCTTCTCTGGACAAGGTCCTGGACAGCCAGAACTAATCTTAAAGTCGGCCCTGCTGTGATAAGGACATTGGAACAGAGACCAAAAGAGATCCTTTCCACGCTATGTTTCTGgagtattattattaattatcaGAAGCGTCTGTGTAAAATCTACTTTGTATGGAGGTTGTCTCCTGCtgtcagttttgcctttttctgtcctaaactatgttttttcttgtgtttaacaGACATCTGGGAGACAAGAGCTGTAGTCCCAGCTCAGCCTCGGAAGTCCTTCTCACCTTGCCAGTTCTCCCAGCTGGAGAAAGGAATGACAAAATGACTGTTCTTCACTGATTTGACCTTACACTTTAGTGAGAGCTGAGGCTGTTGAAGGAGAAGCCACTGCCCGAGCATTCACACCCTATTCTAGGAGTCACACGCACACCATCCGAGCCTTTAACTGCTCGAACCAGGGTCCCTTCACAGCAGTTGTGGCCAGTGGGCCAACGGGTGCCCCTTCccactcctcacacacacacactcttgggtgcactccctccttcttcaggctcgacCGTAGCTTTCCCACATCAGAATCTCAGGTGTCggattatatatataaaaaaataatttaattgaaaggtacagcagcaaggtCAGCTAGCTGGGTGCCTCCAGAGAGGGACATCAGACAGAAACCCCTGGGTATTTATACCCTTGCAGTTGATACATCCATCCCTCCCATTGCTCCTGAACAATGCCCTTTGTCTCAAGGGAGCAGTCTCATGCTACTTGGTCTAAGCCAGGTCTTTATTATCACAGGCAGGAGTCCAAGCTAGaaaattcagggctgaccaaatcAGAAACCACAAGATATACTTCCACATCATCAAGGATGTTGTCTGTTAGAACAAAGGCATGAGGGAGGAAGTTCAGTGCTGGCTTCAGTGCAGTTCAGGAATTTATTCACCAAGGTGTAGATGGCTGAGATGTCTCTGCCTCAGGAAGACACTTGGAGCCCTTTGCAGCCAGTGAAATGGGCACAACTTACCTTGGCCTAAGAAGGCATTGCACGGGGTGACTGGGACTCTGGGGGTGCCCCTTTCTCCCTGCCCCTAGCCACTGAGGCTGAGCTGGAAGTACAGTGCCCAAGCAGTTTCATACTGAGACCTGCTTCATGACAAAAAGAGCATGGCCACTCTTGCATCAATGCTTTGTCACCAGGCAGGGGGGATCAGATTGTCCCTTGGCTGGGATGTCATGTTAATACTCAACTTGTCCTTGTAGATGTCATCATCACCCGCCGCTTGAGGGACCGCGAGCAGCTCcgtaaaagaaaaatggaagcccGTGAGAAAGACTTCATTCAATGGGTTCTGAGGTAAACTGTGCTTATGCTGTGCAGTCATTTTCTTGGTGCAGGTAAGCTGAGCCCAGGCATAGCAGCCCAGCCCCTCTGTCTTTGCACAAGGACAGAGCTGAGCTGGGCCCCATCAGTCTTCACTGGGGAAAGGTgacctgcagccagcaggtctaGGCAGGCATTGGGGGGCAGACATGGATGTGGGGGTGGGTTACGTAGGTGGTGGGTTGGGTGGCAAGCAATCCTCAAGCACAATGTGGGGACAGGGAAAAAGTTTGTGCCCAAGTTCCCACTGCCCTGGTGCGGCCACAGGAGGCTTCCATGCTGGGCTAGGGAGGAGGGCTGCAGAAGTGCAGCTTCTGCGGGGACGGGCTGGGTCACAATCACAGCCGGGGGGGCCAGCAAAGTGGCCTTGGGGCGGGAGGGAAAATCCTCCACCCCACAGCCAGCTTTTCACCCCTATGAAATCCCCTGGCAGTGATCAGAAAAAACGGCAAAAGAGACGCAGAGGAGCCAGGAGAGGAAGACGCCACCAGGCAGTGGTGGAGATCAACCCAGAGCCAGAACAAGAGCTGGACCCTGAGCCCAACCCCCAGGAGGAGGCTGAGCCAGTGCATCCTGAGTCGGCGCCACCTGAGCCAGTGCATCAAGAGCAGTCACCCATGCTGACCACTCAGGACATGGTCGGTGGAATGCAACTAGGAGTGGTGGAGAGGGAGCTGGCAGACAGGAGCCAGGATCCTGCAGGTGAGCTACCGCAGAGCTGATGGCTCTGTGGGGGCTCGGGGGGCAGTGCAGTGCTGCCTCGTGAGGACCATCAGACAAGGTGGCCCACCTTAGCAATAAGTGGCCTGTGGCACCACTAGAGCATGGGTCCCTACCCCACCAAACCTGACTTGGGTAGCCGTGAAAGTGGTGGTGGGATGTTGGGGCCGTGGGGACACATACTGCTCTTCAAGCCATGGGAATTGATAAAAAGCCCACTACTGTCAGTAGAGTCATTGGCAGAGGGTCTGGGGTCCGTGGTCCTAAATAGTTCCTTGTCCTAAGGACACCTCTGTGGCTCTACCAAGAGCCAGGTTAGGGAAGAGATGCTGTGGGGAGAAGATGCAGTGTCTTGAGGCCAGAGCTGGTCAGGGAGAGACAAAGTCCGGACATGCTCTGTTCGCAGTCCAGCCGCAGACAGAcagcggggtgcggggggagggAAAAGTGGACACTAGGGCAAGGGGTGGGTGTCTGCAGGGGTGTCTACTGCTTTGAAATCCTTGCCAGGgtttcatggatttttttgtggCTCTGGAGATGTTCGCTGCCACTGTCCTCCTTGCCAGgactgaggcagggagggcacTAAGCTGGTCTGAGTGGCAGATTGCCACCTGCGCTCAGGAAATCCATTTGCAGCTAACACAGCTTGGGCCAGCAGGAGTTGCTCCCAGATCTGGCTTGGGAAGAGGAGAGCACGTTTACTTTAGGGGTCAGTGGGTGCGGCATGCAGGTTGtttcaaaaccaggaaaactCAGGATTTGCTTCAGAGGTGAGCATCCTCTGACCCCCCCCATTACTGCATTTCCAGCAATGTCTGTGCCAGGGGAGAAGAAGAGGCCGCTCACTGCAAGGCATGCAACGCCCTCATGCCATGGAAAACAACCATTCTGCATCCCCAGGACTGGGGCACTCCACACCAGCCCAGGTCCCAGCCCTGAGATCTTGAAGCGGGCAAGCATCAGGGctgcatttattttcctcctgcctttaaaCACAGTGGGGATTTACCCTCTCTAACTCTCCTCTGCAACCCCTGGGACTGCCGTCTCCTTTGAAAAGTAGGCAGGCCACCAGGAGCTACCTAATATCATGGGCAATCACGGGAGCCTGGCCATGGGGGCTTTAGCACAGCATGGAGGGATAACGCACAAGAGCCCCCCAATATTAAATGATCTGTCTCTTACATGACTTGTAGGTGAAGAGGAGGCGCTGAAACCAGGAGAAGCAGAAACACCAGAAGCCTAGAATACTCCTCTGGAAAATGAGTGCCAGGATAACTAATGCAGCACACGCCTTctattttaatcttttgtttggttttttctctaAACGTCGCATCTCCTGCCTGACAAACTCCAACAAGTATTGCAGGGTGATTTTGACCAGCTCCTTCCTTGTAAGTAATAAAGCCCAAACTCTCCTGACTGCTCCGCTTTCTGTGCTTCTTTCGGGTTATGATGCGGGCGAGTGCGGCCACCTGTGCCAAggagctgcctgctgccctgctggTGGTCCTGCAGCAGGCTGCTTGGTGCCCCACCACGCTGCAGGTTCAGCGTACAGACCAGTGCCCATCCGCCTTTCTGAAAGGCATTTCTAATTTGCAGAAACGCCAGTGGCGTTGCAAAGCTGAAGCCCACCGTGATTTTTAGCTCGCTGGAGCTGCCCGGCTTGGGCTTTTTCCTACACCTGATAAACGCTACGGCCCCTTGTGTTATTATCTTCAGTCTGAAGGTCTTTCACATTGTCTGTTTTCCTCCCTGGTGAACAGCTTGCTTTCCTAAAGCCCGGAAAGcgttttgttttcaatttctgGGTAATCTCACTTTGACCTTGCTGAGCCGCTGCATTAGGCAAACAAAAGATGGTTGAAAACAGCTGAGTGTGACAGGCTGAAACTTGGCTGAAGCATACACTTTTGTTAGGGAAATGTCGTTTGGAGCAAAGACAGGAGCCACTCTGCACAGCTGCCGTGTCCCTGGCTCCCCAGCCGTGTGCCCAGGATTTCTCCTGAAGCCAGGAAGGAACAGGGTGCGCTCTCTGCTTCCCACATTTCAGGGGAGTcatggtctcctctcccacacgtGGCAGGGCCACTGGCTCTCTTATGTTCCTGTGATATCCTGACACAGAGGGTCTTTCTCCTCTTCGGGTTGGTGGAGGTCTCTATTGCTGACTTACCAGCCCAGAGCATAGTGTTGACCAGGCCCTGAGGTCACCCTTGATTTGTgggttttatggatttttttgtggCTCTGGAGATGTTTGCTGCGACTGTCCTAGAGCCCTGCTTCTCAGCTGATGTGACATCGCGTCTCAGTGACAGGATGATCACCACTGACACCCAGCCCTGCTTTGGTCCCAGGGACATCACATGTGCACAGGCAAGTGCTCACAAGTGCTTAACACAgccttcccaccccaaaatcctGGGATGACCTCTGCAGTTACATCACCAGAAGCTGTAAAGCATCTGGTGGGTGTCAACACAGAAAGCATCCAGCAGCCCCATAACCATGTAAATGCAGCCCACTCCCCAAgggcagctcctggagggatgtgTCTCCCTATGCAGGTGTCATGACACTGTTTTGATGTCCACAGACATCTCAGCTAATGCAAGGTTGCGCTCTCCCCTTGAGTGACTGATACCGGTGGGAGCAGAGCAAGACCTCTTACCTTCTCCCATGAACTACCCAAACCTTGTTCATAACCCCAAATGCTTAGGGCATAACCTTGCAGAAGCCCTGCAGCATGGAGGGAGCTGTAGCCCGGGAGGATGCTGACCCCAGACCTTCActgggtgaaggcagctgaggCTCCACTGGCCTGAAGGGGAACTAGAGGCAGGAGGCCATGTTATGGTTGAGCACCATCACAAGAGCTGTGCTGGGGTCCTCCTGCAAGTGTGGTGTCCACACCATGTTGCAAGGAGGCTGGGCTATAGGGTCTGCAGCTGCCAGGCAGGCCAGGAGGCTCTTCTGCCTGGCGGAGCCCCACACAAGGTATGGTGGAAGCCAACAAGAGCTTGTGGCTCTTTACAACTCTCCAACTCTCCGCAACATTCACAGGAAGGGGGAATCAGCATTCTGCCAATCTCCATGTCTGCAGACATTTAGGCTTGCCTGGTTCCCAGAGCTCTTTACATTTTGGGGAGAAGCAACTTCTGGGAGGTTTTAGACTCTTCTCACGGCCCCTGTCAGTCAAGGAGGGCAGAAAACCATCACATCCCCCCTTCAAGTGGAGCTGTAGGAGGGGAAGGAGGCCTGGCAGGGTAAGATCTCCATGAACCTACACAATGCTTGTTGCTGAAATATGCACGGGCAGTGGTGGTGATCCTGTGCTGCAAGGGGTGGGGAGCTCCACGAGCCTCTTCCCACGGGAACCAGCGAAAGCACCTCTGTCCATCTCTGCGGAGATGCCTTTGGTGGCCACAAGGTCCTAGAGTCACCCTGGGCACCACACGCTCTGTCTTAGGGCTGCTCTCACTCTAACTGGCTTCTTTGGCAGCCGGAAAGAAAAGTGTGCCTGCAAGCAACAAATCTTATCGCAAAATAACCGAGAGAAAGATAAAGCCTTCCTTATCAGCACTTTTCCTTGAAACccactgtttttttctctgatgagAAGACAGATAACAGAGCTCTTGCTCATAGAGATGGGGGTAAAGGTGGACACGTGGGTGTCCATGCGCATCCTGAGGTAGGTCCTGCTGTCTGAATGGAGACGGGGACGGGGCTGGCAAGAGCGGCTGTATCTAGGGGAGGGAGGCTGCTGTTTTGCAAATGCAATGCATCACCTTCTCCCTCCCATCCCTTCTTCCTGAGCCCCACACAGATATCTTTACCCAGGGACACTAACAGAAAGTCCAATAAAGGACATTTTCACCCTCTGGGATGACAAGTAGGGTCTGGGTCTAACATGAAGGGGAAGGCTGGGAGAGATCAGAGACCTTTAACTGACTGTAGCCCTCTTGGTGATGAAGAGCAGGTGACGGACCCAGGGACATGGCTTCTGAGCTATGGGGCCAGCACAGGGAGCTGGGCCAGCGCCTGGCACAATGCTCTGCTCCTTGCTGTGCTGTACCACTGAGAGGGATGCATGGGGCTCTTCCAGGGCACTCTGACCTGCTACCTGAACCACGCAGACCAAGGCAAGCATGTTGTGATATGCAGTGGGTACAACCACTATGATTGTCTCCTCACTCGTGAGATTCAGCTTAGGGCTTTTTGCAACCAAGTGTTGACCACCTCCGAGAATGGAGATCCCACCTATCTGATCCCCATCCCAGGGCTGCCCCACTTGCACAGGAAGAATGtttttccttatgtccaaccAGACGTCATCTCATCACAGCTTTTTCTCCTTGCCTCTTGCCCCATCATGGTGCACTTCAGAGAAGACCccagctctgtcttctctgtaacCCTCTTTAGGACTGCAAGTTAGACTCCACActcaccttctcttctccaggtgaaCAAGCCCAATTCTATCAGCTTGCTCTCTGCTCCAGTTCCCTATCTCAAGGCCTCAGCTGGGCTCCAGTATaacaatgtctttcttgtactgggttGTCCTAACTGGATCCAGTATTCCAAGTGCAGGCTCATCCCCATCAAGCAGGAGGAATGGCCACTTGCCTCAGCCCACTGGCTGAAACTCAGTCCACCTGGATGGACTTGGGGCTTTGAGCATGACTGTGCCTCTGTCTCCCTCAGACAGCCCGAGCTTTTCactgacaaaacacagaaaagacagagcAAAGAAACCGAGGGATGGCTGGTAGGGTAAACAGTGTGATCTGAGCTTTGTAGCCCAAAGTCATGATTCTTTTTTCAGCCCTCTTCTGTACACACCATCTTCCAACTAATCTGCAAAAGCACTGAATGTGGTTTGAGCGCAGAATTACATGCCCCTGGAAAGTACTGCTTGTGTGGAGAAATATTTAATTGCAGACTGTGGATGCAGCTCTAGTGCCGCGCTTTCATAGCTAAGCGCTACGTTCTGTGCAAGAATTAGCCACCAATTACCCGGTACCCAAACCAGTAGCTTTGCACCTCCAGTGAGAAGGGACCCCAGCAACGAACTGGGGACCGGCCGTCCGACCCCAGCGGGCAGCCCCGCGGCCTGTGCAGGCAGCCGAGGCCGGGTGAAcccccgggaaaaaaaaaaaaaacagccccgCAGGAAAAACAGCCGCTGGGGGCTCCTGCAGGCCGGCAAAGCGCTGGAAGGCGCGGCGGCCGCCCTCCCGCCACCCCTCCCGGCGGCCGCCCTCCCGCCACCCCTCCCGGCGGCCTGGCTGTCCGGCAGCGCTCTCTAGCGGCAGCACCGGCCCCGTGTCCCCCGGGAGActccggggaggcggggggactCTGCACCGGAGCAGGGTGTGTGGGGGCCGCACCGGCACGCAGGGAGCGGCCCCGTTCCCGGGGGGATGGTGCTGCgtgcggggagaggggaggcgTGGGGTGTCTCCCCATCCCCGGGGGGCTCGGAGGGTGGTGGCGAGGCTCTGTCCTTGTCCTCCCGGGCACTGTGGGACCCGCCAGAgcctggctgcaggagctgcggtGCCTTTTGCAGAAACGGGAAGGGTGAAGTGACATCCCGGGCCCGTGGAAACGGCTGCAGCGCGGCGAACGTTTGCCCCCGTGGCTGTTAAGAGAGTCCTGTGTGTGGCTTAGGTCGCCGTGTCTCGCTCAGTTTGTCAACAGCAGGGACGTAGTGGCTGTTAAAGATGAGGAAGGCACCTCTTTTTCATGAAGATTTTTGGTCTGTTGGAGATGCAAAGATGATGATTTTGTTCATAACAGCGTTAATCGTTGCACTGCTGGCAGTCTTGATATATTGAAGTCTAGCTCCTACTGTGGCAGAGAGGTAGTATATCCTATATCCATTTCCATGTGGGAAAGCTTAAAACTATTTGCTCTGGTTGCTTCAAGTGGggctttcttttgccttttctctaggaggggaggaggaatccTCCATGAAGACGAAATACGAAAGAGGTGACCCAAGATGGAAACCTGTTCTTTgcaatatgatttaaaaaaaaaaataaattaattttccatgcATAAAGGTCCAAGACCTGAATCATCCTCTGCTTCCTCCATGAATAAAGCCACcaatattaacaataatactcCAGGCACGGCCTCTCACACCATGGTAGAGTGGGACCACTCACTAAGCATCTGTGGCCAACTCCGTCATTTCTGCTCTTGTCTGGAGAATGAAGCCACGGTGTGAGGTCAGCCTTCCTAAAAAGCCATGTGAGGACATCTGGACAATATGGGTTTTTCATGTGACCACCTAGTCCACTTTCCTTTCTGCCCAGCCAAACTCCAACCCCAAAACTAGAGCCCCCAGAGCTCCTTGAGGTACATGGCAAAGGGACAGGGCTTGGAGCGCTTGCTGTTgcatttttcttgggtttgggaTAGTTATCACAATCAACCTGAAGTGCATTtgctaaaaagtatttttgctcACATGCACAACTCGCCCTCCTGCGCTGCTATCTGAGCTCAAGGAAATTATTTACATTAGCTATAGTTCACTTAAGGAAAGAAGGGGTCAGTCCCCCCCATTCTGTGATTAGACCTCAGCAACCACTAGCTCAGGTAGGTCTTTCAGTGAACTATTCTATCtcccctctgcttctccttcccacaGGGTGGGCGTTTAGGACTGTCAGGATCACACACTGGTGGGAGCTCTCACGTTAAGTGGCTGCATTCAGATTCCTCCCAtccatgtttccttttgtttgctaAAGTCACACATAGCTGATTGCTGATCAGCAGAAAATCCACAGTGACAGCTGAGGTGCTGAGATTTCCACTGCCTCTCCATGTTTCcccagcctccagccctgctccatccTGATGGTCCCAGCAGACACAACCCCAGCAGAGGAACTCCCTCCCTGGGCTGCATCTGTCTCTCTtacacccccaaaacccacccactGGCAGCACAGGAGACTGGGCCACAAGAGATGCAGACCCCCGAGATGCAACAGAAAGATCAAACTTTTCACATCTCAAGAGACAGTCCTCTCCCAGGCCATGGATGTGGGGTCTCTCAGTTGTGACGGTAGGTAGGACTTGGTCTTAAATGCATCTTGTAAATCTGTTCTTATTCAGGGGCTGTGGCTTTATGTTGACCTCACAGTGCAGAGTATTGGGACTTGGCTGGTTTTGCCTTGGCCTGAGCCGATTTTAActgcttggctgtgacagcaatcaGTGGTCAGGTAACTAGCACCTAcgtttgttttcatttataccGATAATGATTATTTATTCCGTGTGGTTTGAACTGCCTGTGACTCCACGGCAACGCCTATTGCAGTGGTCAGTCAGTCATTGCTGCAGGAGTGCAAACCTGTGTTGTTCAAGTAAAggcaattttaaagaaaacaagaagaacagaagaaaaaaaaaaagctgggaagcACTGAAAAACAACATACATACAGAAATAATCTCAAGTGAACCCCAAGACTGAGAAGGAAGAAATCATCACCATCTACATCATTTGCCTCCtaataaagagaaggaaatgttCAGCGGGAACATCATGACCTGCCTATTGAAGACATCAGTATGCTGGTAACTTCTTGTGAGCCCGCCTCCACAGCACCCCTGCAGCCGTCAACCTCAGGACACAGGAAGGGTGAACATAACACCAAGAAGCAGGGGTAGATACTaagaatttttgtgtgtgtgtatagcaCTCTCAGCTGCATTACTGatgtttttctgtattaatttggaCTATGAAATTAATAATTGAAAATATTATATTGTTAAAACTTTTGCGTGTAGCAACGGTAAACCCTTGGCTTCACTTACAGCGTTACCTTTTCTGTCGATGACAAGATTTTGAGTGTTACAAcagaagggacagagacaggAGTTAGGAAGAGGACAAATTCACACTGGCACACCTATACTTACATCCAACTGGCTGCTGCTTAAAAAGCTGAACCATGATCCATCCCACTACAGCATTCAAGCAAGGGGAATATTTAtgaactgaaatgtt includes:
- the HEMGN gene encoding hemogen isoform X1: MQLSHLYDILLCPFSLVCLGWNFFSERVHLLHVSPVLRAKGTPGTSIQEPAIKEQENLQATTENVIITRRLRDREQLRKRKMEAREKDFIQWVLSDQKKRQKRRRGARRGRRHQAVVEINPEPEQELDPEPNPQEEAEPVHPESAPPEPVHQEQSPMLTTQDMVGGMQLGVVERELADRSQDPAGEEEALKPGEAETPEA
- the HEMGN gene encoding hemogen isoform X2, whose product is MENLGKDCAYSDSSPRSSGAHEEYAVPDVIITRRLRDREQLRKRKMEAREKDFIQWVLSDQKKRQKRRRGARRGRRHQAVVEINPEPEQELDPEPNPQEEAEPVHPESAPPEPVHQEQSPMLTTQDMVGGMQLGVVERELADRSQDPAGEEEALKPGEAETPEA